Part of the bacterium genome, ATTCTAACTAATAAATTATCAAATACCTTTAATTTCTTTTGAACATCATCTAAATATATACATAACACTTTCCGATCATCTTTCGTAAGTCTACGCTTTGGTAACTCGACTGATGTTTCTCCACCAATGATACCTGCTTTGATCAATCTATCGCGGTAAAGTGTTTGCTCAGAATACCTTTCTCTGATTACTTTTTCGTTAACATCTTTAGGTAACGAGTATTTGAGAAGACGTTGAGGAAACGTTTGATCAAGCTTTGCTCCTTCAATTCCACTTACTTGTTGCAATTTGTTTATTCTCATAATCATATCAGAAGAAAATTGATCAACGGCAATTTTCTGTGTCACAGTTTCTTTTCTATGCCGATAATTAGAATCTTCCGAAAGTACAGAAATTATTAATCTTTGTGTTTCAACTAGAGTAATATTGACCGACTTATACAGATCTCTAATTAGTTCAGGTTCCAATTTCACAGATTTTTTCAATTCTTCCGGAAGTAGATGTCCGTATTTGTACATCACTTCATAAATACCAAATGTCTCATTAGTTTGATTGTCACGCCATAAGTTTTGATCTACCCGTTCTAAGTTGTCGACAAATCTTTCTATAGAGTTATATGAATAAATAGATCTAATATTTCCTTCTTCAAGAGGTTCAATATTATATACTAAATCGCGATATTTTAAGACAAGTCTTGTTGTTTCATTAGTGACTTTATCTCTAATATTGTTTACTGTTAGTGATCCTGATGGTTGAAATTTTATATGTATTGAATCAAAAGGTATTTGGAATAGTTCGTAATACTTTCTGTTAAACAAAGCATAAATCAATCTCAAGACAGTTGTTTTTCCAACTCCATTTGGTCCATGAATTATTGTAACTCGTTCACCCATGAAGAATTGGATAGTGTGATTAAACCGTCCAAATAGAGAACGGATCGAAATTTCAACTATCTTCATTTGTAACTCCTAAACTATGTTGTCTTTAACACTATCATGATAGTTCCAGAATAAAACAAGGCCTACAAATAACACTAAAACATTCAACAACAATAACGTTGAAGTTAAATATTCCGTTGATAGCAATATTATTCTAATCATGACGTTTCGCTTGTTGATTTGCTCATTGATTTATTACAAGTTACAATGATCGATAGTAAAAATCAACTGTCAAACGAAAAGTGAAAAAATCAATAGATTATGTAGCATCGCTATGCACGAGTATGCTAGATTAGCATCTATTCGTATCACGATTCTTTTCGAATCACCAAAGCCCTTACACCCTCAAACTAATATTCTCTCCGAGTTTCACGTCGTATTTGCGGGCGACGATCATCGCCACCGATGCTGCAATCCAAAACAGAGATGCTACCGCCAATGCAATGCGATTACCGAATAGGGTAGTGATGCCAAGCCCCATGAGCGGAGCAAAGGCGCCACGGACACCGGTTGCCGCGATATGTACCGATTGATACACCGCCACATCCTCCCCACTCTGGGCAAATCGCATCGCGCTCAAATTCCAGAGCATTATGACGCCGCTCATGATCGCGCCGAAAAGTCCAAAGGCAATCATCACGACCGTTTTTTGCATTGCTCCATCGAACAGTGAGGCAGAGAGTAAAACCAGCGGAAAGAGTGCGCCGAGTGCAAACACCTGCATCGAGAGCCGATGGGGCGTCGAGCGGTCGAAGAGCCGCCCATAGAACGGGATGCCCGCAATCATCACCAATTGAAAAATCGTGCCGCGCGCAAGCCCGATGTCGCTGTAATGCAATTGCAAATCGTCGACGAGATAGAGCGGAATCACCGGAAGCTGCATCATAAATGCGACGCCATACAGCATAAACGCCATTTCGAAGCGGAGAAAATCTTTCCTCCGTTTGAGTAACGCAATCACTTCGCTGAGCGGCGCGAAAAAATTGTCGCGACGGAAATGGAAGCGGTCAATATGATCTTCGTTGCGGGTAGGAATTGACGCCAAGGCAAGCACACCGATGAATCCAAGTAAACCAGTCACGAAGAAGAGCGATTGCCACCCGTGATATACGTGATCGAGCCAGTAGCCGCCCACCGCCGAATAGATTGCGCCGGTAATCATGCCCAATCCTTGCGCCATGCCGAGCATTTTCCCCGTGCGATTGGCAGGAATGTATTGCTGCAGGATGCGGGTTTGCGCAAGGGTCTGTGCCGAAGAGACCAACGCGAATACGAGAAAGATACCGAAGAGATGCCAGTAGGTTGTCAGCAGCAATCCACTCGCAAGCGCCGCCACCGCAATCGTTCCCGTTACCCGGATCAAGGGGCGTTGATCGCGTCCGGAGAGATAGCGTCCCACCCAGATCGAGATGATACTCGTCATTGGAAACATCATCGTCAGAATGGTGACTTGAAGCGGAGTCGCCGCGAGCGATTTACGGGCGATCACTTCACCGAATTGGAATGCGACATTCACCATCGCAAACATTGCGGTGAACAGGAAGAGGCGGCGGATTACCGGTTTGATTTCGGAGGTGTCGTTCATAGTTTTACAGCAAGAAAATAGCTTGCTTTCTCATCGTGGGAAAATCGGGTCGTTGGAAGTCCGCGCCGGGTTGTTTACCATTCGTTGTATTAACAATATAACAATCGCGACAATCTGGTAACGCCATTTGATGAGTTTGCGATTGGTTGAGCTTTTTTACTTCGGTGTCTGAACGGCAAATATCCCGAGTGAATTTGCGGTGAAATAGCGAACAGCGTTTTCCGGCAAGGATTTGCGGGTTAGTTGACAGTTTTCGATTTGGGCGGTATATTGCTCAAACTTTTTCGAGGAGTTATGCCAGAAATATTCGCTTGGAGCTTGTGTATTGTACGTTTCTCCGGCTTTCCTGTTGAGTTTACCATTGTTGTTTATCGACATTCGCAATCGATACGGTCGGTGACTATTGGATGACGTACAACTTGTTTCCTGCATCTGTGAAATCTGACGAACCAATCGAACAGAATCCAGACCGTTACATTCTCATAGGCAGAGACCTTGCAGAATGGCAACAGCGTCAATATGTTCTACAATCGAGCAGGAACGATTGA contains:
- a CDS encoding ATP-binding protein, whose protein sequence is MKIVEISIRSLFGRFNHTIQFFMGERVTIIHGPNGVGKTTVLRLIYALFNRKYYELFQIPFDSIHIKFQPSGSLTVNNIRDKVTNETTRLVLKYRDLVYNIEPLEEGNIRSIYSYNSIERFVDNLERVDQNLWRDNQTNETFGIYEVMYKYGHLLPEELKKSVKLEPELIRDLYKSVNITLVETQRLIISVLSEDSNYRHRKETVTQKIAVDQFSSDMIMRINKLQQVSGIEGAKLDQTFPQRLLKYSLPKDVNEKVIRERYSEQTLYRDRLIKAGIIGGETSVELPKRRLTKDDRKVLCIYLDDVQKKLKVFDNLLVR
- a CDS encoding MFS transporter, with protein sequence MNDTSEIKPVIRRLFLFTAMFAMVNVAFQFGEVIARKSLAATPLQVTILTMMFPMTSIISIWVGRYLSGRDQRPLIRVTGTIAVAALASGLLLTTYWHLFGIFLVFALVSSAQTLAQTRILQQYIPANRTGKMLGMAQGLGMITGAIYSAVGGYWLDHVYHGWQSLFFVTGLLGFIGVLALASIPTRNEDHIDRFHFRRDNFFAPLSEVIALLKRRKDFLRFEMAFMLYGVAFMMQLPVIPLYLVDDLQLHYSDIGLARGTIFQLVMIAGIPFYGRLFDRSTPHRLSMQVFALGALFPLVLLSASLFDGAMQKTVVMIAFGLFGAIMSGVIMLWNLSAMRFAQSGEDVAVYQSVHIAATGVRGAFAPLMGLGITTLFGNRIALAVASLFWIAASVAMIVARKYDVKLGENISLRV